A single region of the Raphanus sativus cultivar WK10039 chromosome 1, ASM80110v3, whole genome shotgun sequence genome encodes:
- the LOC108860536 gene encoding reticulon-like protein B21 isoform X1, which produces MILLPIWFISVVAYMGLIYLGLMFVFKAVIRRGVVEEEEMHKGAGVREEDVKRMFRVIMPYLNESLLQFRALFSGDLSTTLKSYGDQELQPEVLARDQHNNFELKR; this is translated from the exons ATGATTCTGCTTCCCATTTGGTTCATATCAGTGGTAGCGTATATGGGTCTCATTTACCTTGGCCTAATGTTTGTATTCAAAGCCGTGATACGCAG GGGAGTAGTGGAGGAGGAAGAGATGCATAAAGGAGCTGGAGTgagagaagaagatgtgaaGAGGATGTTCAGAGTCATAATGCCTTACCTCAACGAGTCTCTGCTTCAATTCAGAGCTCTTTTCTCTGGCGATCTTTCTACCACACTCAAG AGTTACGGAGACCAAGAGCTGCAGCCTGAAGTTTTAGCGCGAGACCAACACAACAATTTTGAACTGAAACGTTGA
- the LOC108860536 gene encoding reticulon-like protein B21 isoform X2 — MILLPIWFISVVAYMGLIYLGLMFVFKAVIRRGVVEEEEMHKGAGVREEDVKRMFRVIMPYLNESLLQFRALFSGDLSTTLKVKI; from the exons ATGATTCTGCTTCCCATTTGGTTCATATCAGTGGTAGCGTATATGGGTCTCATTTACCTTGGCCTAATGTTTGTATTCAAAGCCGTGATACGCAG GGGAGTAGTGGAGGAGGAAGAGATGCATAAAGGAGCTGGAGTgagagaagaagatgtgaaGAGGATGTTCAGAGTCATAATGCCTTACCTCAACGAGTCTCTGCTTCAATTCAGAGCTCTTTTCTCTGGCGATCTTTCTACCACACTCAAG GTAAAAATCTAA